From the Magnetofaba australis IT-1 genome, the window GAACGTGCTGGTCAGCGTGGGCAGTTTGAGCGCCTATCTGTTCTCAGTGTTGGTTGCCCTTAACCCGCCATGGGGCGCAGCCAGCGGCGGCCATGTCTACTTCGACACCGCCGCCATGATCATCACGCTGATTCTGATCGGCCGCTATCTGGAGGCGCGCGCCAAGGGCAGAGCCTCCCAGGCGATTCGGCAGTTGATGGATCTGACGCCGCACCAGGCGATACGCATTGACGCCGATGGCGACGAGCAGCAGATCCCGCTGACGCAGGTGCGGGTGGGCGACCTGCTGCGGGTGCGTCCCGGTGAGCGCATTCCTGTGGATGGCGTCGCCACCGAGGGTGAATCGACGGTGGATGAGTCCCTGCTCACCGGCGAATCCATGCCGGTGGATAAATCCGTGGGCGACGCGCTGGCGGGGGGAACCATCAACGGCCACGGCTCCCTGACCATGCGCGCCGAGCGGGTGGGGCGCGACACCGCGTTGGCGCATATTATCGAACGGGTGCGCCAGGCGCAGGCGGCCAAACCGCCCATTGCGCGTCTGGCCGATCGCATCGCGGGAGTTTTTGTCCCGGTGGTGGTGACGCTGGCGACGCTGACGGGCTCGATTTGGGCGTTTGCCGTGCCTGACGCCACTGTGGGCGAGGCGATGAGCCGATTCATCGCGGTGATGATCGTGGCGTGCCCCTGCGCGCTGGGCTTGGCCACCCCCATAGCGGTGATGGTGGGCTCCGGGCGCGGGGCGGAGTTGGGTATTCTGATTCGTGGCGGCGATGTGCTGGAGAGCGCCGGGCGCATCGACGTGGCGCTGTTCGATAAAACCGGCACGTTGACCCAGGGTAAGCCAGAACTCACCGATGGCCCGGCGGATCTTGAGGCGGCCTCGCTGGCGGGATCGGTCGAGCGTCATGCAGAGCATCCGGTGGCGCGCGCCATCGTTACGGGATTGCAAACCGCGCAGATCGATTGTGAGCGGCCGGTCAAAAGCTTCAAAGCGTTGGCGGGGCGCGGGGTGCGTGGTCGGGTGGAGGAGAAGAAGGTGCTGGTGGGCGCGCCGCACTGGATCATCAGTCAGGGGGTGGACGTTCCGGACGCGCAACAAGCGGTGGTGCGGCAACTGGAAGGGGAAGGCAAGACGGTGATGCTGATCGCTGTGGAGGGGGCCTATCGCGGCTTCCTGGCGGTGGCGGATGCGCCCAAACCGCAAGCTGCTCAGGCGCTGGCTTTGCTGCGGGAGCAGGGGGTGCGCTGTCTTATGGTGACCGGCGATAACGCCGCCGCCGCGCGTTATGTGGGGGCGCAACTGGGGCTCGCCGAGGCGGATATACACGCCGAGCAACTACCCGATGGCAAAGCCGATTTGACTGCTGAGTTACGCAATCAGGGGGCGCGGGTGGCGATGATCGGCGATGGGATCAATGACGCCCCGGCATTGGCTCAGGCCGACGTGGGGGTGGCCATGGGCGGCGGTTCGGATGTGGCCATGGAGACGGCGGACATGGCGTTGATGGGCAGTGACCCGCGCGGCGTGGCCACGGCGTTGGGACTCTCGCGCGCGGTGATGCGCATCATCAAACAGAATCTGTTCTGGGCTTTCGCCTACAACGTCACATTGATACCTGTCGCGGCAGGGGTATTCGCCAGTTTCGGCCTGACGCTATCGCCTGCATTGGCGGCGGGAGCCATGGGACTCTCCAGCGTGACGGTGGTGCTCAATGCGTTGCGTCTGCGGCGTTTTCAGCCGCCATTTTCCATGTGAGACAAGCGGCGCTCAGGTCTCGAAGAATTTGGCGAACTCTTCGGCGTCGGCGGGTTTGCCGTAGTGATACCCCTGCACAAAGTGGCATCCGCGCGCTTTGAGGAATTGCGCCTGCTCCACGCTCTCCACCCCTTCGCCGATGATGACGCGATCCAGGCTGTGGGCCATGGACATGATGGTCTCCACCAGCACCGCCGCTTCATTATCGGAGATGATGTCCGGCACAAAGGCGCGGTCGATCTTGACTCCGGAGACCGGCAGCTTGCGCAGCACGGAGAGCGATGAGAAGCCGGTGCCGAAGTCATCCAGCCACAACTCCACGCCGATTTCGCGCAGGTGATTGAGCATGGACATGGCGCGCGGCTCATCCTCCATAATGATGTTCTCGGTGATCTCCAGCACCAAGGCGCTGGGCGGCAGGCCATTCTTTTCCAGAATTTCCGGGATGCGGTTGTCGGTGGAGAGCTCGCGACAGCGGGTGCAGGAGAGGTTGGCCGAGAGGAAGAACTCTTTGGCCGCCGGGTGCTGAGCGCGCCAGCGCGCCGCTTGCGCCAAGCCGGTGTCGATAGCCCATTCGGTGAGTTCGGCGATCATGCCGGTCTCTTCGGCGATGGGCACAAACAGTTCCGGCGAGATGTAGCCGCGCGTCGGGTGGCTCCAGCGCAGAAGCGCTTCGGCGCCGCGCAGGGCGCCGTCGCTCTGCATATCGAAAATGGGCAGATAGCTGAGGGTCAACTCACGCGCCTCGATGGCCTTGAGCAGATCCTTCTCCAACTGCATCCGCTCCATCGCCTCGTCGTGCATGTCCGAGGTGAAGAAGCGGTAGTTGTTGCGGCCATCGGATTTGGCCTTGTACATGGCCGCATCGGCGTTCTTGAGCAGGGAGTCCAGGTCCTGGGCGTCGTCGGGGAACACCGTCACCCCCACCGAACCGGAGATGGTCACCTCCTGTCCCTCCAGGGTAAACGGCAGACACAGTTGACGAATCACTTCGGCGGCCACGCGCTCGGCGTAGGGGCCGCGCGCCATGTCCGGCAGGATCACGGTAAACTCGTCGCCGCCCAGTCTCGCCACGGTATCGGACTGACGATGGCACTTAAGCAGGCGCCGCGAGGATTCTTTGAGAAGTTCGTCGCCGGCGGAGTGGCCCAGGGTGTCATTGACCCATTTGAAGCGATCCAGGTCGATAAACATCAGCGCCACACGGCTGTCGGAGCGGTCGGCGCGCACCAGTTCGTGTTTCAACCGCTCGATGAACAGGGCGCGGTTGGGCAGACCGGTCAAAGCGTCGTAGTTGGCCTGATGGCGGATGCGCTCTTCGGCGCGCTTTTTTTCCGAGATGTCCCGCAGGGTGGTGATCTGAAACAGGCCGTGTTCGTGGGTCTCGGCACGGGCGGTGATCGCTTCGATAAAGCGCGGCAGTTCGCCATCGTCATGCCGCAGCCGCATCTCCAGCGGGCGGCGGTCGGCTTCAGCGTTGGCTTGCGCCAGCAGCAGTTGCTGCACCGGCTGGCGCTCTTCCGGGTGAAAATGGTCGCTGAAGACGCTTTGGGTGACGGCGGCGGCGTCGGGCAATTGGAACAGCGCGGCGGCGGCGACGTTGGCGTAGAGAATGGCGTCGCCATCATGGGCCACTACGCCATCGGGCAACGCTTCCAGGAGGGTTCCCAATTGTGACGGTTCAAATGCGTGCATATTGGCCATCGCCTACTTACGCCAGATGGACTCTGGCGCCCAGGTAAAAAGACTTAGGGTGCAATCTCGCCAATTTTGTAACAGGTAACGTCGACTCACAACCTATAAAAGAGAAGTGACGCTATTTGTGAAGATATTGGGGGGATTCAGTGGGGGGGAAAGCGTGCGCATATCTGCGCGGCGGCGGGCGCCGCCGCGCAGAGCAGTGCGTTAACCGAAGCGACCGGTGATGTAGCCTTGGGTGCGTTCGTCGGAGGGGTTGGTGAACATGGTCTCGGTGTCGTTCACCTCCACCAGATCGCCCAAATGGAAGAAGGCGGTCTTTTGCGACACCCGCGCCGCCTGCTGCATGGAGTGGGTGACGATGACGATGGTGTAGTTCTCTTTGATCTCGTCGATCAACTCTTCGATCTTGGCGGTGGCGATGGGGTCCAGGGCCGAGCAGGGCTCGTCCATCAGGATCACCTCGGGCGACACCGCAATGGCGCGGGCGATACACAGACGCTGCTGCTGACCGCCGGACAGGCCAGTGCCCGGCGAGCTGAGACGATCCTTCACTTCGCCCAGCAGACCAGCGCGCTCGAGACTGGTCATGACGATCTCGTCCAGTTCGGTGCGATCCTTGGCCAGACCGTGGATGCGCGGGCCATAGGCGATGTTGTCATAGATCGACTTGGGGAACGGGTTGGGCTTTTGGAACACCATGCCCACGCGGGCGCGCACCTGCACC encodes:
- the pstB gene encoding phosphate ABC transporter ATP-binding protein PstB, encoding MIVRNAKVYYGDNEALHGIDLDIPERQVTALIGPSGCGKSTFLRCLNRMNDTIDGCRVTGDIRLDGEDIYDPNVDVVQVRARVGMVFQKPNPFPKSIYDNIAYGPRIHGLAKDRTELDEIVMTSLERAGLLGEVKDRLSSPGTGLSGGQQQRLCIARAIAVSPEVILMDEPCSALDPIATAKIEELIDEIKENYTIVIVTHSMQQAARVSQKTAFFHLGDLVEVNDTETMFTNPSDERTQGYITGRFG
- a CDS encoding putative bifunctional diguanylate cyclase/phosphodiesterase: MHAFEPSQLGTLLEALPDGVVAHDGDAILYANVAAAALFQLPDAAAVTQSVFSDHFHPEERQPVQQLLLAQANAEADRRPLEMRLRHDDGELPRFIEAITARAETHEHGLFQITTLRDISEKKRAEERIRHQANYDALTGLPNRALFIERLKHELVRADRSDSRVALMFIDLDRFKWVNDTLGHSAGDELLKESSRRLLKCHRQSDTVARLGGDEFTVILPDMARGPYAERVAAEVIRQLCLPFTLEGQEVTISGSVGVTVFPDDAQDLDSLLKNADAAMYKAKSDGRNNYRFFTSDMHDEAMERMQLEKDLLKAIEARELTLSYLPIFDMQSDGALRGAEALLRWSHPTRGYISPELFVPIAEETGMIAELTEWAIDTGLAQAARWRAQHPAAKEFFLSANLSCTRCRELSTDNRIPEILEKNGLPPSALVLEITENIIMEDEPRAMSMLNHLREIGVELWLDDFGTGFSSLSVLRKLPVSGVKIDRAFVPDIISDNEAAVLVETIMSMAHSLDRVIIGEGVESVEQAQFLKARGCHFVQGYHYGKPADAEEFAKFFET
- a CDS encoding heavy metal translocating P-type ATPase; amino-acid sequence: MNMDSWRIPVSGMSCAACSSRLEKKLNEDMRINDASVNLATAQARISGEISLAELEAIVSACGFDVPRREARYPISGLSCASCVNKTEAALAALTGVTRATVDLANGEALVAYVAGVVEPEQLAEAVRKVGYEMDVEGAEEAAQAQADARREQELATLRQRLWGGVVLTLAGMAAMQLAPQSGWRNLLLWALATPVTFWSGWGFHAGAWRVLRHGSANMNVLVSVGSLSAYLFSVLVALNPPWGAASGGHVYFDTAAMIITLILIGRYLEARAKGRASQAIRQLMDLTPHQAIRIDADGDEQQIPLTQVRVGDLLRVRPGERIPVDGVATEGESTVDESLLTGESMPVDKSVGDALAGGTINGHGSLTMRAERVGRDTALAHIIERVRQAQAAKPPIARLADRIAGVFVPVVVTLATLTGSIWAFAVPDATVGEAMSRFIAVMIVACPCALGLATPIAVMVGSGRGAELGILIRGGDVLESAGRIDVALFDKTGTLTQGKPELTDGPADLEAASLAGSVERHAEHPVARAIVTGLQTAQIDCERPVKSFKALAGRGVRGRVEEKKVLVGAPHWIISQGVDVPDAQQAVVRQLEGEGKTVMLIAVEGAYRGFLAVADAPKPQAAQALALLREQGVRCLMVTGDNAAAARYVGAQLGLAEADIHAEQLPDGKADLTAELRNQGARVAMIGDGINDAPALAQADVGVAMGGGSDVAMETADMALMGSDPRGVATALGLSRAVMRIIKQNLFWAFAYNVTLIPVAAGVFASFGLTLSPALAAGAMGLSSVTVVLNALRLRRFQPPFSM